A part of Astyanax mexicanus isolate ESR-SI-001 chromosome 2, AstMex3_surface, whole genome shotgun sequence genomic DNA contains:
- the coro2bb gene encoding coronin-2B isoform X2, whose amino-acid sequence MPTVKMSWRSTYRSSKFRNVFGKAAGREECYEGVPITRNVHDNHFCAANPKFLAIITESSGGGSFLVIPVYKTGRIDPHHPKVCGHQGSVLDIKWSPFRDNILASCSEDCTVRIWEIPDGGIRRNMTEALMVLTGHSRRVGLIEWHPTCSGILYSAGYDGKIILWNLEEGKAVRMIDSHSDVVLCMSFNTDGSLLATSCKDKKLRIMDARTGRLLQEADCKRHRVGRVVFLGNMKRVLTTGVSQWNTRQVALWDQEDLSVPIIEEEIDGLSGLLFPFYDADTHMLYLAGKGDGNIRYYEVSLEKPYLQYLMEFSSPAPQKGLGVMPKRGLDVGECEVFRFYKLVTLKGLVEPISMIVPRRAETFQEDIYPMTAGAEPALTAEEWLSGINRGPVLISLKETYKRPNPAGPKAAKRERRAMAMKGLDLIENVSPKTDNEVGEGEMKGGGDGIVRGAIGTIRKLQGVQ is encoded by the exons ATGCCAACAGTAAAG ATGTCATGGCGGTCAACATACAGAAGCTCAAAGTTTCGTAACGTGTTTGGTAAAGCTGCTGGACGAGAGGAGTGTTATGAAGGTGTTCCCATCACCAGAAATGTCCATGATAACCACTTCTGTGCTGCAAACCCTAAATTCCTTGCTATCATCACAGAAAGTTCAGGAGGAGGATCTTTTCTGGTTATACCAGTTTACAAG ACTGGCAGAATAGACCCTCATCACCCCAAAGTCTGTGGTCACCAGGGCAGCGTTCTAGACATCAAATGGAGTCCGTTCAGAGACAATATCCTGGCTTCTTGTTCAGAAGACTGCACA GTGAGGATCTGGGAGATTCCTGACGGTGGCATTAGACGCAACATGACAGAGGCTCTGATGGTTCTGACTGGTCACAGCAGGAGGGTGGGGCTTATAGAGTGGCACCCCACGTGCAGTGGGATTCTCTACAGTGCTGGATATGATGGCAAG ATCATTTTATGGAACTTGGAGGAGGGCAAGGCTGTGAGGATGATTGACAGCCATTCGGACGTGGTCCTCTGCATGTCTTTCAACACAGATGGAAGTCTTCTGGCAACCAGCTGTAAAGACAAAAAGCTGAGAATTATGGATGCACGCACTGGGAGGCTCCTACAG GAAGCAGACTGTAAGAGGCACAGAGTCGGCAGGGTGGTGTTTCTAGGCAACATGAAGCGTGTGCTCACAACCGGCGTGTCACAGTGGAACACCCGGCAAGTAGCACTGTGGGATCAG GAGGACCTGTCTGTGCCGATCATTGAGGAGGAGATAGACGGGCTGTCTGGACTTCTTTTCCCTTTTTACgatgcagacacacacatgctATATCTGGCAGGCAAG GGTGATGGTAATATCAGATATTATGAGGTCAGTCTAGAGAAGCCCTACCTGCAGTATCTAATGGAGTTCAGCTCTCCTGCACCACAGAAAGGACTTG GTGTGATGCCAAAGCGGGGTTTGGATGTGGGCGAATGTGAGGTGTTTCGTTTCTACAAGCTGGTGACTCTGAAAGGTCTGGTGGAGCCCATCTCAATGATAGTACCACGCAGA GCGGAGACGTTTCAGGAGGATATCTACCCAATGACCGCAGGAGCAGAGCCGGCTCTAACTGCTGAGGAGTGGCTCAGTGGAATTAACAGAG GACCAGTCCTGATATCTCTGAAGGAGACGTATAAGAGACCCAACCCAGCTGGTCCTAAAGCTgctaagagagagaggagagcaaTGGCAATGAAAGGGCTTGACCTTATAGAGAATGTCTCTCCCAAGACAGACAATGag gtgggtgagggagagatgaagggtggtggtgatggcatcgtccgtggagctattgggacgatacgcaaactgcagggggtccagtga
- the coro2bb gene encoding coronin-2B isoform X1, with product MPTVKMSWRSTYRSSKFRNVFGKAAGREECYEGVPITRNVHDNHFCAANPKFLAIITESSGGGSFLVIPVYKTGRIDPHHPKVCGHQGSVLDIKWSPFRDNILASCSEDCTVRIWEIPDGGIRRNMTEALMVLTGHSRRVGLIEWHPTCSGILYSAGYDGKIILWNLEEGKAVRMIDSHSDVVLCMSFNTDGSLLATSCKDKKLRIMDARTGRLLQEADCKRHRVGRVVFLGNMKRVLTTGVSQWNTRQVALWDQEDLSVPIIEEEIDGLSGLLFPFYDADTHMLYLAGKGDGNIRYYEVSLEKPYLQYLMEFSSPAPQKGLGVMPKRGLDVGECEVFRFYKLVTLKGLVEPISMIVPRRAETFQEDIYPMTAGAEPALTAEEWLSGINRGPVLISLKETYKRPNPAGPKAAKRERRAMAMKGLDLIENVSPKTDNEFLKMFYRQQDEIKRLQKELSDKDERIKQLELELHNLKNVTY from the exons ATGCCAACAGTAAAG ATGTCATGGCGGTCAACATACAGAAGCTCAAAGTTTCGTAACGTGTTTGGTAAAGCTGCTGGACGAGAGGAGTGTTATGAAGGTGTTCCCATCACCAGAAATGTCCATGATAACCACTTCTGTGCTGCAAACCCTAAATTCCTTGCTATCATCACAGAAAGTTCAGGAGGAGGATCTTTTCTGGTTATACCAGTTTACAAG ACTGGCAGAATAGACCCTCATCACCCCAAAGTCTGTGGTCACCAGGGCAGCGTTCTAGACATCAAATGGAGTCCGTTCAGAGACAATATCCTGGCTTCTTGTTCAGAAGACTGCACA GTGAGGATCTGGGAGATTCCTGACGGTGGCATTAGACGCAACATGACAGAGGCTCTGATGGTTCTGACTGGTCACAGCAGGAGGGTGGGGCTTATAGAGTGGCACCCCACGTGCAGTGGGATTCTCTACAGTGCTGGATATGATGGCAAG ATCATTTTATGGAACTTGGAGGAGGGCAAGGCTGTGAGGATGATTGACAGCCATTCGGACGTGGTCCTCTGCATGTCTTTCAACACAGATGGAAGTCTTCTGGCAACCAGCTGTAAAGACAAAAAGCTGAGAATTATGGATGCACGCACTGGGAGGCTCCTACAG GAAGCAGACTGTAAGAGGCACAGAGTCGGCAGGGTGGTGTTTCTAGGCAACATGAAGCGTGTGCTCACAACCGGCGTGTCACAGTGGAACACCCGGCAAGTAGCACTGTGGGATCAG GAGGACCTGTCTGTGCCGATCATTGAGGAGGAGATAGACGGGCTGTCTGGACTTCTTTTCCCTTTTTACgatgcagacacacacatgctATATCTGGCAGGCAAG GGTGATGGTAATATCAGATATTATGAGGTCAGTCTAGAGAAGCCCTACCTGCAGTATCTAATGGAGTTCAGCTCTCCTGCACCACAGAAAGGACTTG GTGTGATGCCAAAGCGGGGTTTGGATGTGGGCGAATGTGAGGTGTTTCGTTTCTACAAGCTGGTGACTCTGAAAGGTCTGGTGGAGCCCATCTCAATGATAGTACCACGCAGA GCGGAGACGTTTCAGGAGGATATCTACCCAATGACCGCAGGAGCAGAGCCGGCTCTAACTGCTGAGGAGTGGCTCAGTGGAATTAACAGAG GACCAGTCCTGATATCTCTGAAGGAGACGTATAAGAGACCCAACCCAGCTGGTCCTAAAGCTgctaagagagagaggagagcaaTGGCAATGAAAGGGCTTGACCTTATAGAGAATGTCTCTCCCAAGACAGACAATGag TTCCTGAAGATGTTCTACAGGCAGCAGGATGAAATTAAACGACTACAGAAAGAACTCAGCGATAAAGATGAAAGAATTAAACAGCTGGAACTAGAACTTCACAACTTGAAGAATGTGACTTATTAA